The sequence below is a genomic window from Chryseobacterium foetidum.
AGAACTGACTTTTGAAGATGATATTAAAAAAGAAACTGCTGTGTTTTTTGTCACCCAACAATTCAATGCTGAAAATATTCTGCATGTCACGTATGAAGCGGATTTAAAAGGTTTGAAATCATTAGAAAAAGATTTGGATTATGATCTAAATTATTATGAATTTAATTCCCGTTTATCTGATTTCAATGAAGTTGTTGTTCCGAAATATAAGCAGTTGCAGGAGTTGAAAGCAAAATGGGTGAATGATAAAAAGAAAAGTCTGAAAATTGATACGTTCAAATCTCAGGTTTTGAGTTCTTTTGTAAGAAATAAATTGATCAGCGATGTCTATTTCCCTTTGATCGGAGCAAATTTAGCCAAACAATTGGGGACAGTCGGAAACGACAAACGAACCGACAGAATGGGGATGTTACTTCTCGTTTCACCGCCGGGCTACGGAAAAACAACCTTGATGGAATACATGGCAGACCGAATGGGATTGGTTTTCATGAAAATCAACGGTCCGTCAATCGGTCACGATATTGTTTCCACTGATCCGAATGAAGCTAAAAATGCGGGAGCAAAACAGGAACTGGAAAAACTTAATTTAGCTCTGGAAATGGGTGATAATGTGATGTTGTATCTGGATGATATTCAGCATTGTAATCCTGAATTTTTACAGAAATTTATCTCTTTAGCCGACGGGCAAAGGAAAATCGAAGGAATTTATAATGGGGAAAGCAAAACCTATGATTTAAGATCAAAACGTTTCTGCCTCGTTATGGCTGGAAATCCGTACACGGAAAGTGGGGAGAAATTTAAGATTCCGGATATGTTGGCGAACCGTTCTGATACGTATAATTTAGGTGAAATTTCAGGGAGTAAAACAGAATTGTTTGATTTGAGTTTAATTGAAAATGCCTTAATGTCTAACGATTATCTCACGCGACTGACCAATCAGGGAATGGAAAATCTCTACAGTTTATACAAAAGTATCCAAACCAATTCTCCGAATGTGGATCTGGCTGGAAACTTCAGCTCCAATGAAATTTCCGATTTCAGAAAAGTGTTGGAAAATACGTTGAGAGTGCGTAATATTGTTTTAAAAGTCAACAAACAATACATCGCTTCTGCCGCAATGGCTGACGATTACAGAAACGAACCGTCTTTCAAACTTCAGGGTTCTTACCGGAATATGAATAAGCTGATTTCACAGATTCAACCCATTTTAAAAGAAGAGGAAGTCACGCAGATTGTTCTGAATCATTACCAAAACGAGTCTCAGACGCTGACAACCGGAGCAGAATCGAATATGCTGAAACTGAAAGAGCTGATGAATCTGATTTCTGAAGATGAAAAATTGCGTTGGGAAGACATCAAAAAAACCTTCGTCAAAAATAAAATGATCAAAGGCTTGGGAGAAAATGATCGAATGACGCAGATTGTGGCTTTGCTGGCGCAGTTCAGTGAAGGTTTGGATGGGATTAAAGATGTGCTGAAGCGGGATTAAATTTTAAAAACTGGAAAATGAAGACCACAAATTTCTGTGGTCTTTTTCGTGCAATAAACAGATTTTAAAATCATTAAAATTCATTTCCAAGTGCCTATCTTTGCCGGAAATATTTGAAGAAATCCATTTTTCGGTGAAGTAAATATTTAATGATTAAATCAAGTTTGCAACTGCCTGAAATGCATTTTTTTAAAATCTTATCCCCTTATAATTCTGACCAGATTCAATGAGAAATACAGTCCGACTTTTTGATTTTTCAAAAAAAATAAACTATAAAAATGAGATTCTTGCCGGCTTCACAGTCGCCATGACGATGATTCCCGAGTCGCTTTCGTTTGCGATTCTGGCAGGACTTTCTCCGCTGATCGGTCTTTACGCCGCATTTATGATGGGACTGGTAACAGCTGTTTTAGGCGGTCGCCCCGGAATGGTTTCCGGTGGAGCAGGAGCAACAATAGTTGTTTTAATAGCACTTATCAAATCCCACGGTGTGGAATATCTTTTTGCGACTGTAGTTCTGGCGGGTATTTTTCAGTTGATGGTAGGCGTTTTCAAGCTTGGAAAATTTGTAAGACTCATTCCGCAACCGGTGATGTATGGTTTTCTGAATGGCTTGGCGGTCATTATTTTTATGGCGCAGGTTGAACAGTTTAAATTTACCGATGCAAACGGAACCGTAAACTGGCTGCAAGGCTCAGCTCTGTACATTATGGCTGGCTTAACCGCTTTGACGATTGCGATTGTTTACTTCTTTCCTAAAATCACAAAAGCGGTTCCCGCGTCTTTGGTTGCAATAATTGTGGTTTTTGCGGTTGTTTTAGGATTTGATATCAATACCAAAACGGTCGCAGATATTGCGAATATCAGCGGAAATCTTCCTGTTTTTCATATTCCTGCAATTCCTTTCTCCCTTGAAACCCTGCAGATTATTTTTCCTTATGCCATGATTATGGCAGGTGTTGGCTTGATTGAATCGCTCCTGACGCTGTCAATGGTCGATGAAATTACCGATTCTAAAGGCAGTGCCAACAAAGAATCTGTTGCTCAGGGTCTGGCCAATATCACCAACGGTTTTTTCGGTGGAATGGGCGGTTGTGCAATGGTTGCCCAAACTTTGGTAAACCTGAATGCAGGTTCCAGAGCAAGATTGTCGGGGATTTTTGCATCGATTACCATTCTTATCATAATTTTGGTAGGTGCTCCTTTTATAGAAAAAATTCCGATGGCAGCGCTGGTTGGCGTGATGATGATGGTTGCGATTTCCACATTTCAGTGGGTTTCCATACGGATTGTCAACAAAATGCCGAAGTCTGATATTTTTGTTGGAATTACTGTTGCTTTAATCACTGTTTTGCTTCATAATTTGGCTTTGGCTGTGTTGGTCGGAGTCATTATTGCTGCTTTGGTTTTTGCATGGGACAATGCCAAAAGAATCAGGGCCAGACAGTACACCGACGAAAATGGAATTAAGAACTATGAAATTACCGGACCATTGTTTTTTGGTTCTGTGACAGCATTTACCGATCAGTTTGATCCGAAAAATGATCCCGATGAGGTGGTGGTAGATTTTAAAGAAAGCAGAATCGTAGACATGAGCGCCATTGACGCATTGGACAAATTGTCTAAGAAATACAGTCAGCTGAATAAAAAGCTGGTTTTAAAGCACCTCAGTGAAGACTGCCGTAAAATGCTGGAAAATGCTGAGGTTGTTATTGCTGTGGATGTTGAGAAAGATCCGACGTATAAGGTGATGGCAGGGAAGCTGTAGGTAAGATAGAGATGGGAGTCTGAAGTCTGAAGAGGGGAGATGGGAAATGGGAGATGGAGGTCTGAAGTTTGAAGATGGGAGATGGGAGATGGAAGTTGGAAAAGGGATTTTGGAAAACCATCCGGCGTTACACCGGAATGGTTGTTTTAGTCTAAAGGACATAATTTTACTTTTTTAGAAATTTTGTCGTTGAAAGTCCTTCAATATCAAGGAAGTACGATCCTTTCGTTAATGCTGAAATATTGATCGTTTTTGAATCATCCAGCTCTCCTGATATTACGGTTCTTCCGTTTACATCATGTATTTTGTAAGCGTTTTTCCCTTTGAGCGGAATGTTGACGTACAAAACATCATCAGCAGGATTAGGCGCGATGCTCAAATTTGATTTTGTAACTTTTGCTTCTGCGGTTGCTAAATTGCTGCTGTAAATCTGTGAAATTTCTGTAGAAGTCAGCACACGGTTCCAGATTCCCACGTCGTCGATAGCTGCGGCAATATTTCCGCCTCCAATTGCTCTTCCAATATAAAAAGGCATTGCCGCAGATGTAGAATTGCTGTAAGTATTGGTTGAGGTCGCCACTAATGCTCCGTTCTTATAAAGCTGCATGGTCTGGGCGTTATAGACGGCAACATAGTGTTCCCAGGCTGTTGTAGAGTAATTTGGTCCGTTTGCCCATGTCCAGGATTCACCCTGTTTGTTGGTTCCGAAGATGGTTTTGGTTGTATCACATTGCAACAACCAGATGAAGTTTCCGCCTGTGTTTGAACCGCTCATCATGGCAACGCCATCTGAATTGCCGTTCTTCTTCATCCAAAATGAAATAGAGAAATTTCCGCTTTGCGCAAAGTTGTAGGAGAGGGATGACTTAGTCAGATGAGACGTAGATCCATTAAACAGGTAAGCTGAATTTGCAGTTCCGTTTCTGTCCGCAGTCAGGGTCGCTCCGTTCACGGTCAGGTCATTGGAATTGCCACTGGAATCGATTGCATTACCGCTGAAATTCCACCACGCAACGAGGCCGTTCGTTGGAACGTAAGCTGGGATTTGAGCATTTGTAAATAGAGAAAACAGAACTGATGAGAGAAGAAAGATTCTTTTCATAGATATTAATTTTTAATGGTTTCTCAAATATACTTATAAAATTTATATAAATATCATTCATATGGGATAATTTATGAGTATTTATTTAATTATGGGTGTTAATTTTGTTTTTGTTGTGTTAAAATTTTAAATATGTTGCGTTTTATGAATTTGGATTCATTTTCAAATTTATTAGTTCTGCCTTCGAGTTTTCAAAAAAATAAAGTTGATGTATGAACCATATCTTAAATAATCTTAAAATGAATTAAGATTGAAAGAAAAATTTTATCTTTGAGTTTAAAATAAGACACAAAATAATGATAAAAGAATTTTATAACTAAAAATCTTTTTCAATAAAGCTAAAAACAATTTAACTTAAATCACTTTGAAAACAGATATTGATATTCTGAACCATGATCATTTTTCTTTTGATCTGTGGCTTACCCTGATTAAATCTCATCCCGAATTTAAAGCCAAAAGAGTTGAGCTCTTTGCTTCTTTTTTTGAAGTGGAAAAACCCGTTGATGAGGTTGCGAAAGTTGTAAAATATTACGATGATCTTTGCAATACCATCAATGAAGTAATTGGCGGAAATGTAGATACTTTTGAGATTTATCTGTTGATTTTAAATTCGCTTAAAGTCGATGTGAAGCAATTGAGTAAAGATGTTTTAAACGAATTCTATCAGAAAAGTGAAAACTTGTTTTTAGAGTATAAACCGGTTGTGATTTTCGAAAATTTACATCAGTTTTTTAATGAAATTAAAAATCAGGGAAAGACGATTAATATTCTGAGCAACACAGGTTTCATCAAAGGAAAAACAATGAGAAAGTTTTTGATTGAAGAAAACCTTGATCAGTACATTGATTTTCATATTTACTCTGATGAACTGAAAATTTCCAAACCTAATCCACTCGTTTTTCAGGAAGTGAGAAATTTAGTTAAAAACCCTGATCTTTTGTCGGAAAAAATCCTGCATATCGGCGATAATCCTGTTGCTGATTACAAAGGTGCCCTCGATTTCGGATTCAGTGCGCACCTGCTCAAACCCAAAATATAGTCATGAACAAACGCTACAGTTTACACAAAATAAATTCTGCTTCAGAATTCAGTTTTTCGCCGGCAGAGTACAGTTATTTCAAATATGGTGATAAATTTTTTGCAGAGAAATTTGCAAAAGAGCTTTTCGCCGGATTCATTGCTGAACATCAGGACATTTTAGATACAGACAAAGAAATTGTTGTTTTGCCAAGTCCCTACATGGCCATACCGACGGCTTCTAACTTTCTGTGTTTCTATTTCAAAAAACATCTTGATTTTTATCTGTTCCAAAAGGGAAAAAAATCAAGTATTATTTCGAAAATCAACAGAAATCATACTTATACAACCGATTACGGAACGCTCAGTTTTGAAGACCGTAAAAATCTGATTGCCAACGATACGTATTATCTTGATAAAGATTTTTTAAGAGGTAAACTCTGTATTTTTATTGATGATATTAAAATAACGGGAAGTCATGAGTTTACGGTAAATAAAATTCTCGATCAGTACTCAGTAAACGCCGATTTTCTCTTCATGTACTACGCAGAACTGACGAATTTTGAGAT
It includes:
- a CDS encoding SulP family inorganic anion transporter; the encoded protein is MRNTVRLFDFSKKINYKNEILAGFTVAMTMIPESLSFAILAGLSPLIGLYAAFMMGLVTAVLGGRPGMVSGGAGATIVVLIALIKSHGVEYLFATVVLAGIFQLMVGVFKLGKFVRLIPQPVMYGFLNGLAVIIFMAQVEQFKFTDANGTVNWLQGSALYIMAGLTALTIAIVYFFPKITKAVPASLVAIIVVFAVVLGFDINTKTVADIANISGNLPVFHIPAIPFSLETLQIIFPYAMIMAGVGLIESLLTLSMVDEITDSKGSANKESVAQGLANITNGFFGGMGGCAMVAQTLVNLNAGSRARLSGIFASITILIIILVGAPFIEKIPMAALVGVMMMVAISTFQWVSIRIVNKMPKSDIFVGITVALITVLLHNLALAVLVGVIIAALVFAWDNAKRIRARQYTDENGIKNYEITGPLFFGSVTAFTDQFDPKNDPDEVVVDFKESRIVDMSAIDALDKLSKKYSQLNKKLVLKHLSEDCRKMLENAEVVIAVDVEKDPTYKVMAGKL
- a CDS encoding LamG-like jellyroll fold domain-containing protein, with the protein product MKRIFLLSSVLFSLFTNAQIPAYVPTNGLVAWWNFSGNAIDSSGNSNDLTVNGATLTADRNGTANSAYLFNGSTSHLTKSSLSYNFAQSGNFSISFWMKKNGNSDGVAMMSGSNTGGNFIWLLQCDTTKTIFGTNKQGESWTWANGPNYSTTAWEHYVAVYNAQTMQLYKNGALVATSTNTYSNSTSAAMPFYIGRAIGGGNIAAAIDDVGIWNRVLTSTEISQIYSSNLATAEAKVTKSNLSIAPNPADDVLYVNIPLKGKNAYKIHDVNGRTVISGELDDSKTINISALTKGSYFLDIEGLSTTKFLKK
- a CDS encoding HAD family hydrolase gives rise to the protein MKTDIDILNHDHFSFDLWLTLIKSHPEFKAKRVELFASFFEVEKPVDEVAKVVKYYDDLCNTINEVIGGNVDTFEIYLLILNSLKVDVKQLSKDVLNEFYQKSENLFLEYKPVVIFENLHQFFNEIKNQGKTINILSNTGFIKGKTMRKFLIEENLDQYIDFHIYSDELKISKPNPLVFQEVRNLVKNPDLLSEKILHIGDNPVADYKGALDFGFSAHLLKPKI
- a CDS encoding phosphoribosyltransferase family protein, encoding MNKRYSLHKINSASEFSFSPAEYSYFKYGDKFFAEKFAKELFAGFIAEHQDILDTDKEIVVLPSPYMAIPTASNFLCFYFKKHLDFYLFQKGKKSSIISKINRNHTYTTDYGTLSFEDRKNLIANDTYYLDKDFLRGKLCIFIDDIKITGSHEFTVNKILDQYSVNADFLFMYYAELTNFEIDPKIENYFNYYTVKDVQDVVEVMSKDSFQYNTRIVKYILGLDSSNFDYLTSKIKKQHLDDLIELAISNNYHLLKEFENNINTLTQTEIYYGN